Proteins found in one Brachyspira murdochii DSM 12563 genomic segment:
- the leuD gene encoding 3-isopropylmalate dehydratase small subunit gives MKARGFVHKYGNNVDTDVIIPARYLNTANHKELAAHCMEDIDKDFVSKVKKGDIMVGGENFGCGSSREHAPIAIKESGISCVIASSFARIFYRNSINIGLAILECEEASKKIDNGDEVEVDFDSGVITNITKNESYKAEPFPEFIKNIINSNGLLNSIKNKG, from the coding sequence ATGAAAGCTAGAGGTTTCGTTCATAAATATGGGAATAATGTTGATACTGATGTTATTATTCCAGCAAGATATTTAAATACTGCAAATCATAAAGAGTTAGCAGCTCATTGTATGGAAGATATTGATAAAGATTTTGTAAGCAAGGTAAAGAAAGGCGATATAATGGTAGGAGGAGAGAATTTCGGATGCGGTTCTTCAAGAGAGCATGCTCCTATTGCCATTAAAGAATCTGGTATATCATGCGTTATAGCTTCTTCTTTTGCCAGAATATTTTACAGAAACTCTATTAATATAGGTCTTGCAATACTTGAATGCGAAGAGGCAAGCAAAAAAATAGACAATGGCGATGAAGTTGAAGTTGATTTTGACAGCGGCGTTATAACAAATATTACTAAAAATGAAAGCTATAAAGCAGAGCCTTTCCCAGAGTTTATTAAAAATATAATTAATTCTAATGGGCTTTTGAACTCTATAAAGAATAAGGGGTAA
- the leuC gene encoding 3-isopropylmalate dehydratase large subunit: protein MTITQKILAAHAGVDKVEAGELIMVKTDLVLGNDITSPVAINEFEKYGFDKVFDKEKIALVMDHFAPNKDIKAAEQCKQCRDFANKYDISNYYDVGDMGVEHALLPEKGLVSPGEVIIGADSHTCTYGAFGAFSTGVGSTDMAAAMATGQVWFKVPSAIKFNLKGKLKPNVSGKDVILHIIGMIGVDGALYKSMEFRGEGVSSLTMDDRACIANMAIEAGAKNGIFEVDNQTIEYLKDIVKRDYTIYKADDDAVYEKEYDIDLSSIEPTVACPHLPENTKDAKELKDIKVDQVVIGSCTNGRLSDMATAANILKGKKIAKNVRCIIIPATQKVYKECIKLGYMDIFIDAGCAVSTPTCGPCLGGYMGILAHDEVAVTTTNRNFVGRMGDKTSKVYLASPATAAYSALTGYITEPK, encoded by the coding sequence ATGACTATTACTCAAAAAATTTTAGCTGCACATGCAGGTGTTGATAAAGTTGAAGCAGGCGAGCTTATTATGGTTAAAACTGATTTGGTTTTAGGCAATGATATAACAAGCCCTGTTGCAATTAATGAATTTGAAAAATATGGTTTTGATAAAGTTTTTGATAAAGAAAAAATAGCTTTGGTTATGGATCACTTTGCTCCAAACAAAGATATAAAAGCTGCAGAGCAATGCAAACAATGCAGAGATTTTGCAAATAAGTATGATATTTCAAACTACTACGATGTAGGCGATATGGGAGTAGAACATGCTCTTTTACCAGAAAAAGGCTTAGTTTCACCCGGTGAGGTTATAATAGGTGCTGATTCTCACACTTGTACTTACGGGGCTTTTGGGGCTTTTTCTACAGGTGTTGGAAGCACTGATATGGCTGCTGCTATGGCTACAGGTCAGGTTTGGTTTAAGGTGCCTTCTGCTATTAAATTTAATCTTAAAGGTAAATTAAAACCAAATGTATCTGGTAAAGATGTTATACTTCATATTATAGGTATGATAGGTGTTGACGGGGCTTTATATAAATCTATGGAGTTTAGGGGAGAAGGTGTTTCTTCCCTTACTATGGACGATAGAGCTTGTATTGCTAATATGGCTATTGAGGCAGGTGCTAAAAACGGAATATTTGAAGTAGATAATCAAACTATAGAATATTTAAAAGATATAGTAAAAAGAGATTATACTATTTATAAAGCTGATGATGATGCGGTATATGAAAAAGAATATGATATTGATTTATCTTCAATAGAACCTACAGTTGCTTGTCCGCATTTACCAGAAAATACAAAAGATGCTAAAGAATTAAAAGATATAAAAGTTGATCAAGTTGTTATTGGTTCTTGTACTAATGGAAGATTATCAGACATGGCAACTGCTGCCAACATCTTAAAAGGAAAGAAAATAGCTAAAAATGTTAGATGCATAATTATACCAGCTACTCAGAAAGTGTATAAAGAATGTATCAAACTAGGTTATATGGATATATTTATTGATGCGGGCTGTGCGGTATCTACTCCTACATGCGGACCTTGTTTGGGAGGATATATGGGAATACTTGCCCATGATGAGGTTGCTGTTACTACAACTAATAGAAACTTTGTAGGAAGAATGGGAGATAAAACTTCTAAAGTATATTTAGCTAGTCCTGCCACTGCTGCATACAGTGCTTTGACTGGATATATAACAGAGCCTAAATAA